A part of Lactobacillus sp. ESL0700 genomic DNA contains:
- the spxA gene encoding transcriptional regulator SpxA, with protein sequence MVNLYISPSCTSCRKAKAWLKKHDIAFKERNIFSEPLTKDELIQILRMTENGTEEIISTRSRAFQQLKVNLDDLSIDQLLDLVEKNPSLLRRPIIMDDRRLQVGYNEDEIRRFLPRKVRRLELEEMQKIADL encoded by the coding sequence ATGGTTAATTTATATATATCTCCGAGTTGTACCTCGTGTCGTAAGGCAAAGGCTTGGTTGAAGAAACATGACATTGCTTTTAAAGAAAGAAATATTTTCTCTGAGCCTCTTACTAAAGACGAGCTTATTCAAATTTTGCGGATGACAGAAAATGGTACCGAAGAAATTATTTCAACGCGTTCAAGAGCTTTCCAACAATTAAAAGTTAATCTTGATGATCTATCAATCGATCAATTGCTTGATTTGGTTGAGAAGAATCCGAGCTTATTAAGACGACCAATCATTATGGATGATCGGCGTTTGCAAGTTGGTTACAATGAAGACGAAATTCGTCGGTTCTTGCCACGGAAAGTTCGTCGGCTTGAACTCGAAGAAATGCAAAAGATTGCCGACTTATAA
- a CDS encoding adaptor protein MecA — protein MQVDHINENTIRVRIDKNELANRGLKVLDLLGDRDKIQHFFYSILDEVDTDHSFSQDAPVTFQVMPNNGGLDLLISKVTDKDRDHLTQMFGGNTDSQEEPDDPRKTFIDLDSDEEPDDDETEEPPVSSSQGDAQSQSKKPFWKFQKKQAYSFSDLDPLTELADNLRASDLSSSLYFERGEFYLELTFNNENYAEIKPADAWAIANEYGIKVKASEMARVRTTGKCLIACDALGHLRQYFGKNNR, from the coding sequence GTGCAAGTTGATCATATTAATGAAAATACTATTCGTGTCCGGATAGATAAAAATGAATTAGCTAATCGTGGATTAAAAGTTTTAGATTTATTGGGTGATCGGGATAAGATCCAGCATTTCTTTTATTCAATTTTAGATGAAGTTGATACCGATCATTCCTTTAGTCAGGATGCTCCGGTGACCTTTCAAGTAATGCCAAATAACGGCGGCTTAGACTTGTTAATTAGCAAGGTAACTGATAAAGACCGCGACCATTTGACGCAAATGTTTGGTGGTAACACAGACTCTCAGGAAGAGCCTGATGACCCGCGTAAAACGTTTATTGATTTGGATTCTGATGAGGAGCCAGATGATGACGAAACTGAAGAACCTCCTGTTAGCAGCTCTCAAGGTGATGCGCAATCGCAATCGAAGAAGCCATTTTGGAAATTTCAAAAGAAACAAGCATATAGCTTTAGCGACCTTGATCCGTTAACTGAACTAGCAGATAATTTGCGAGCTAGTGATTTATCCTCAAGTCTATACTTTGAACGAGGAGAATTTTACTTAGAATTAACATTTAATAATGAAAATTATGCGGAAATTAAACCGGCAGATGCTTGGGCAATTGCGAATGAGTATGGCATTAAAGTCAAGGCTAGCGAGATGGCGCGAGTGCGGACAACGGGTAAATGTCTGATTGCTTGTGATGCATTGGGCCATTTGCGGCAGTACTTTGGTAAAAATAATCGCTAA
- a CDS encoding competence protein CoiA family protein: MYAALLNKQLVLAATEAAQIKNKARKNYSCPRCHQRVQLIKTAQGAYFKHLTRSTNMMGEKEEHALSKFLLKEALREAGFHAQLEIPLAKGQLRADVLANSQLAFEVQCAPLSLAEFNHRHQLYSEIGAVDVWVVGRRHYLQRQIKKSQLIFFRKNQLWHDYYLEINPKRRQLILKYNVLLEPVTSRVHYQMMTFALSAQGLRHLWYFRPQLKAYQVNSAAQRRYLARQLMQKTKTGQSIATALYVKKMTLDDLPEKVFTEMRHVDQLNNVLAYLN; the protein is encoded by the coding sequence TTGTACGCAGCATTATTAAATAAGCAATTGGTTCTGGCCGCTACTGAAGCGGCGCAAATAAAAAATAAAGCGCGAAAAAACTATTCTTGTCCGCGTTGTCATCAGCGTGTGCAGCTGATTAAAACAGCTCAAGGCGCATATTTTAAGCACTTAACGCGGTCAACTAACATGATGGGCGAAAAGGAAGAGCATGCGCTGAGTAAATTTCTTCTTAAAGAAGCGTTGCGAGAGGCTGGCTTTCACGCACAATTAGAAATTCCGCTTGCCAAAGGGCAGCTGCGAGCAGATGTTCTGGCAAATTCGCAATTAGCGTTTGAAGTGCAATGTGCGCCGTTAAGTCTGGCAGAATTTAATCATCGGCATCAGTTATATTCTGAAATTGGGGCTGTTGATGTTTGGGTTGTGGGGCGGCGCCATTATTTACAAAGGCAAATAAAAAAGTCACAACTGATTTTTTTCCGTAAAAACCAGTTGTGGCACGATTATTATTTGGAAATCAATCCTAAAAGAAGGCAATTAATTCTTAAGTACAATGTTTTACTTGAGCCGGTAACTAGCCGGGTTCATTATCAAATGATGACATTTGCTTTAAGCGCACAAGGCTTGCGACATTTGTGGTATTTTCGGCCGCAACTGAAGGCATATCAAGTTAATTCTGCTGCGCAGCGGCGGTATTTGGCGCGGCAATTAATGCAGAAAACAAAAACAGGGCAGTCAATTGCGACTGCCCTGTATGTTAAAAAGATGACGCTTGATGATTTACCAGAAAAAGTTTTTACTGAAATGCGTCACGTGGATCAACTTAATAATGTTCTTGCGTACTTAAATTAA
- a CDS encoding DsbA family protein, translating into MFEIFLFVNPIGIYCYETELLIKQAIDELNIDTCFNYIPITNTKVIKEDILRRRKEGQKLTDISKYTMASFQTLRLYHAIKFEYGNKKARAYLFELQQALNINFNHYSENLPRKITKKLNIDFNKITSPKTNKYVDKSIKQDLELADKLGVRNTPTTIIYNESGNYNGILLEGIVAHDRLIKVLKHDSCLIENFEEETKDCALRKTNHLRLI; encoded by the coding sequence ATGTTTGAGATTTTTCTCTTTGTCAATCCAATTGGCATCTACTGTTATGAGACAGAACTTTTAATTAAGCAGGCCATTGATGAACTTAACATTGATACTTGTTTCAATTACATTCCGATTACTAACACCAAAGTAATTAAAGAGGATATTTTACGACGACGTAAAGAAGGTCAAAAGTTAACTGACATTTCCAAGTATACTATGGCCTCTTTTCAAACGTTGCGCCTTTATCATGCGATTAAGTTTGAATATGGTAATAAGAAAGCTCGGGCCTATTTGTTTGAATTGCAACAGGCCTTGAACATTAATTTTAATCATTATTCTGAAAATTTACCCCGAAAAATCACTAAAAAATTGAATATCGATTTTAATAAGATTACCAGTCCCAAAACTAATAAGTACGTTGACAAGTCTATCAAACAGGACTTGGAACTTGCCGATAAGCTCGGTGTGCGCAACACACCAACCACTATCATTTATAATGAGAGCGGTAATTACAACGGCATTTTATTAGAAGGAATTGTTGCTCACGACAGATTAATTAAGGTTTTAAAACATGATTCCTGCTTAATCGAAAACTTTGAAGAAGAAACCAAAGATTGTGCTTTGCGCAAAACTAATCATTTGCGCTTAATTTAA
- a CDS encoding CYTH domain-containing protein codes for MTKNTEIEAKTLLTKEVYQKLCAAFPVKSDFVQANYYFDTPDSLLKKHQISCRVRLFTNHAEQTLKVPHSKLVQHDFHEAVEINDDLKLTAAQKFVQQAEKRTTVTFNGNVEQYLQDNFGAQLDLHLQTFSKTHRILAVGPENCELTLDATTYPDSYEDYELEIENSNPSLIKKVLISLENNYNFKQTKTNSNQPKIARAFGHCVRI; via the coding sequence ATGACTAAAAATACTGAAATTGAAGCTAAAACATTGTTAACCAAAGAAGTTTATCAGAAATTATGTGCTGCTTTCCCCGTTAAAAGCGACTTTGTGCAGGCGAATTATTATTTTGATACCCCTGATAGCTTATTAAAAAAGCACCAGATTAGTTGCCGCGTGCGTTTATTCACAAATCATGCCGAACAAACGCTTAAAGTCCCTCACTCCAAGCTTGTGCAACACGACTTTCATGAAGCAGTCGAAATTAATGATGATTTAAAACTAACAGCTGCCCAAAAATTCGTCCAGCAAGCAGAAAAAAGGACGACCGTAACTTTTAATGGTAATGTTGAACAATACCTGCAAGATAATTTCGGTGCCCAACTTGATTTACACTTGCAAACTTTTAGTAAAACTCACCGCATTTTGGCTGTCGGTCCCGAAAATTGTGAGTTGACATTAGATGCCACTACCTACCCGGATTCTTACGAAGATTACGAATTAGAAATCGAAAACTCTAATCCCTCTTTAATCAAAAAAGTTCTTATTTCGCTTGAAAACAACTATAATTTTAAGCAAACTAAAACTAATAGTAATCAACCAAAAATTGCTCGCGCCTTCGGTCATTGTGTTAGAATATAA
- a CDS encoding GTP pyrophosphokinase family protein, whose protein sequence is MEMDWDNFLWPYTEAVNELKVKFRALRQSFLTKGEHSPIEFVVGRVKTVDSIKEKMTRRVISPDVIETDMQDIAGIRIVCQFVDDIYKVVDLIHDRQDMEVLEERDYVQNAKPSGYRSYHMVISYTVYLPDGAKKLLAEIQVRTLAMNFWATVEHTLNYKYQGSYPDDISKRLKSTAETAYKLDEEMSLIKDEVQEAQKIFTKNKGKEKS, encoded by the coding sequence ATGGAAATGGATTGGGACAACTTTTTATGGCCATATACAGAGGCCGTTAATGAGCTAAAAGTAAAATTTCGGGCCCTTAGACAGAGTTTCTTAACTAAGGGAGAGCACTCGCCAATTGAGTTTGTCGTTGGCCGGGTGAAAACAGTTGATTCGATTAAAGAAAAAATGACGCGGCGGGTAATCAGTCCCGACGTGATTGAAACCGATATGCAAGACATTGCCGGTATTCGGATTGTGTGTCAGTTTGTGGACGATATTTATAAGGTAGTGGATTTAATTCATGACCGCCAAGACATGGAAGTCTTGGAAGAACGTGACTATGTGCAAAACGCTAAGCCTTCTGGTTACCGGTCTTACCACATGGTAATTTCCTATACGGTTTATTTGCCAGACGGCGCTAAAAAGTTGCTGGCCGAAATTCAGGTGCGGACGTTAGCGATGAACTTTTGGGCAACGGTCGAGCATACTTTGAATTACAAGTATCAGGGTTCTTATCCAGACGATATTTCTAAACGGCTCAAGTCAACGGCGGAAACGGCGTACAAGCTAGACGAAGAAATGTCTTTAATTAAGGATGAGGTTCAGGAAGCGCAGAAGATTTTTACCAAGAATAAAGGCAAGGAAAAATCATGA
- a CDS encoding NAD kinase has protein sequence MRITIAHNTNEETLRVVAHLKKLLQEKDDVVFDAKYPDVVITVGGDGTLINAFHRYEAQVCSIRFIGIHTGHLGFYTDWRSDDVDKMVDALFLRKPESANYPLLEVELETEAGEKKHFLALNESAVKRVSRTLEANVYIEGQLFENFRGDGLCVSTPTGSTAYNKSLGGAVIHPRLKALQMAEIASINNRVFRTLSSPIVIAPDQWITIVPDADHLVMTIDGQRIDVRNAKKITYRISQKVIRFDRFGHTRFWSRVQSAFIGDKDDTI, from the coding sequence ATGAGAATAACGATTGCTCATAATACCAATGAGGAAACGTTGCGAGTGGTAGCACATTTAAAAAAGTTATTGCAGGAAAAAGACGATGTTGTTTTTGATGCTAAATATCCGGATGTGGTAATCACGGTGGGCGGTGATGGCACGTTAATTAATGCCTTTCATCGTTATGAAGCCCAAGTCTGTTCAATTCGGTTTATTGGGATTCATACTGGTCATTTGGGTTTTTATACCGATTGGCGCAGCGATGATGTTGATAAGATGGTTGACGCGCTATTTTTGCGTAAGCCCGAGTCGGCCAATTATCCGTTGTTGGAAGTTGAACTTGAAACCGAGGCGGGCGAAAAAAAGCATTTCTTGGCCTTGAACGAATCGGCGGTAAAACGAGTTTCACGTACTTTGGAAGCCAATGTCTATATTGAGGGGCAATTGTTTGAGAACTTTCGCGGCGATGGCTTGTGCGTGTCAACGCCAACTGGCTCAACTGCTTACAATAAGTCGCTTGGCGGCGCCGTAATTCATCCGCGGCTAAAGGCCTTGCAAATGGCTGAAATTGCCTCGATTAATAATCGGGTGTTTCGAACTTTGTCTTCGCCGATTGTGATTGCGCCTGACCAGTGGATTACGATTGTTCCGGATGCCGATCATTTGGTGATGACAATTGACGGCCAGCGCATTGATGTGCGTAATGCCAAAAAGATTACTTATCGGATTTCGCAAAAGGTAATTCGCTTTGATCGCTTTGGTCACACGCGATTTTGGTCGCGGGTGCAGAGTGCCTTTATTGGTGATAAAGATGACACTATTTAA
- a CDS encoding RluA family pseudouridine synthase — protein sequence MTLFKLKFTSNSPKKLGAFLMNNGFSKQAVNNAKNHDGLILVNHKRRYTSYQLHRGDEIIFVPGQEKANPWLRPSNKPLNIIKETANYLVVNKPAGVLSIPSRYEDDDALVNRALGYFAQDKEITKPHVITRLDRDTSGLVLIGKNPIAHARFAKLSKNDFVKKYHAVVHGNFAENKLTGMIKAPISQKAGTVVRQVDPAGQPAATEYRVLEQVPGASLVELRLFTGRTHQIRVHMQSIGHPLFGDPLYGVADNFTRQALNCYYLAFPDPFATQQVEIKIAEPDDMRRLWQELKK from the coding sequence ATGACACTATTTAAGTTAAAATTTACAAGTAATAGCCCCAAAAAGTTAGGGGCTTTTTTAATGAATAATGGCTTTTCAAAGCAAGCCGTTAATAATGCTAAAAATCATGATGGCTTAATATTGGTTAACCATAAGCGGCGCTATACAAGTTACCAATTGCATCGCGGTGATGAAATTATTTTTGTACCGGGGCAGGAAAAAGCGAATCCGTGGTTGCGGCCCTCAAATAAGCCGTTAAATATCATCAAAGAAACAGCCAATTATTTGGTTGTAAACAAGCCAGCTGGTGTTTTGTCGATACCCTCACGTTATGAGGACGATGACGCGTTGGTTAATCGTGCTTTAGGATATTTTGCACAAGATAAAGAAATAACTAAGCCGCACGTAATTACCCGTCTTGATCGTGATACTTCTGGGTTAGTTTTAATTGGCAAGAATCCAATTGCACACGCGCGTTTTGCCAAGTTAAGTAAGAATGATTTTGTAAAAAAATACCATGCTGTGGTGCACGGTAATTTTGCGGAAAATAAATTAACGGGGATGATTAAGGCGCCAATCAGTCAAAAAGCCGGTACGGTTGTGCGGCAAGTTGATCCTGCAGGTCAACCAGCTGCAACTGAATACCGCGTACTTGAGCAAGTACCTGGTGCCAGTCTAGTCGAATTGCGGCTGTTTACAGGGCGCACGCACCAGATTCGCGTACATATGCAATCGATTGGGCATCCGTTATTTGGCGACCCATTGTATGGCGTGGCGGATAATTTTACAAGACAAGCTTTAAATTGTTATTATTTGGCTTTTCCGGATCCTTTTGCAACCCAGCAAGTGGAAATTAAGATCGCGGAGCCTGATGATATGCGGCGATTATGGCAAGAATTGAAAAAATAA
- a CDS encoding lactonase family protein: MRLLIGGYTKKTATGIYELPLETKDSAKVGQAKEIIKIGGPTYFVQDHDLIFTINNAGDKGGISAYKLVNGAYQETDSYLTAGSSPAYIGINKQQKRLYTANYHTAVLAVFSYTADGKLTLLDSVTHTADTLGPRPEQVDGPHPHFFNETPNGNLVSCDLGNDCVDFYALSNNKLKHLASYQNEPGFGSRHITFSPDGNYFYVAGELSSKVNVVKFDENNWTFENIATYSTIPEDYTEHNGAAAIRMSSDGKYVYVSNRGHNSITVFGVKSDHTLQLAQRVSTFGEFPRDFNWDKNEEYVVVANQNTDNATLYTRDADNGCLTPIQKDIAVPEGTCVLFE, from the coding sequence ATGAGGCTATTAATTGGCGGCTACACTAAAAAAACAGCCACCGGAATTTACGAATTACCGCTTGAGACCAAGGATTCTGCTAAAGTTGGCCAGGCGAAAGAAATTATTAAAATTGGTGGTCCAACCTACTTTGTTCAAGACCATGACCTGATTTTTACGATTAATAATGCCGGCGATAAAGGTGGAATTAGCGCATACAAATTAGTTAATGGTGCATATCAAGAAACTGATTCTTATTTAACAGCTGGCTCATCTCCTGCATATATTGGCATCAACAAGCAGCAAAAGCGGCTCTACACTGCCAATTATCACACAGCCGTGTTAGCAGTCTTTTCTTACACTGCAGACGGTAAATTAACCTTGCTTGATTCAGTAACGCATACTGCTGATACGCTGGGCCCGCGGCCTGAGCAAGTCGACGGCCCGCACCCACATTTCTTCAACGAAACACCTAACGGTAATCTCGTTAGCTGCGACTTGGGTAATGATTGTGTTGACTTTTATGCATTAAGCAATAACAAACTGAAGCACTTGGCCAGCTATCAGAATGAACCGGGCTTTGGCAGCCGCCACATTACTTTTAGCCCTGATGGCAACTACTTTTATGTTGCTGGCGAATTATCTAGCAAAGTTAATGTCGTTAAGTTTGATGAGAATAATTGGACTTTTGAAAATATTGCAACTTATTCAACTATTCCAGAAGACTACACTGAACATAATGGCGCCGCTGCAATTCGGATGAGTAGCGATGGCAAGTACGTTTATGTTTCCAATAGAGGCCATAACTCAATCACCGTATTTGGTGTTAAATCTGACCACACCTTGCAACTTGCCCAACGAGTTTCCACGTTTGGCGAGTTCCCACGTGACTTTAACTGGGATAAGAACGAAGAATACGTGGTTGTCGCTAACCAAAATACTGATAACGCCACACTTTATACCCGTGATGCCGACAACGGTTGTTTAACACCTATCCAAAAGGATATTGCCGTACCAGAAGGTACATGCGTATTATTCGAATAA
- a CDS encoding cation-transporting P-type ATPase, protein MDESKIRELYAKNDVAEVFTNLNSSSDGLSSQEAAKRLQKYGSNEIKKSQEESQWKVFFKNFVSMMAILLWISGAIAMFSGTIELGIAIWMVNIINGLFSFWQERAAKRATDALNNMLPTYVQVIRDGKKVQIDSKELVPGDVFVLQAGNAIPADARLISASSMQVDQSALNGESVPESKTTKYDPGEGSYAETNLVYSGTTVGAGTARAIAFATGMDTEFGRIAQLTQKQDKVDSPLTQELNRLTKQLSIIAVSIGVLFLIAAIFFVKYPFAKAFIFALGMIVAFIPEGLLPTVTLSLAQGVRRMAKKHALVKELNSVETLGETTVICSDKTGTLTQNQMTIHYIWTLKNEYKVTGNGYVNNGQVELNGKQLWYEENPDLHKLIQIASLDNDTAVQPSKVKGGKPKILGTPTEASLIIMAQKAGFDRQKVLVKYPRMRELPFDSDRKRMTTIHRWNDKQYIIFTKGSFSDVLKQCDQVQVDGQVRPMTQDDIDRANKVNAQYAAQGLRSMAMAYRIVDRADTDVAKLTIDTAETHLVFVGLTTMSDPPRPEIYNAVRRCHEAKIKIIMVTGDSKLTAKSVAVQIGLTSDKARVISGTELEAMSDDELREALKGEVIFARVAPEQKYKVVKTLQENGEIVASTGDGVNDAPALKQADIGIAMGMTGTDVAKDAANIILTDDNFASIVAAIEEGRAVYSNIRKFLTYILTSNVPEAFPSILFLFSGGLIPLPMTVMQILTVDLGTDMLPALGLGGEAVDPDVMKQAPRKRNEHLLNRSVILHAFLWYGLISSIISIGAYFFVNSQNGWPQTALASSGPVYMRATTMVLGAIVFTQVANVLNCRTNKVSIFKKGLFSNHNIWYGIIFEILLFLILTVTPGLQQLFNTTRLLPKDWLFLFCLPIPLVLIDELRKWLFFHKKVKE, encoded by the coding sequence ATGGACGAAAGTAAAATTCGTGAACTTTATGCAAAAAACGATGTTGCAGAAGTTTTTACAAATTTAAATTCCTCATCCGATGGCCTAAGCTCACAAGAAGCTGCCAAAAGACTGCAAAAATATGGTTCTAATGAGATTAAAAAGTCTCAAGAAGAATCACAGTGGAAAGTATTTTTTAAAAATTTTGTCAGTATGATGGCAATTTTGTTGTGGATCTCAGGTGCGATTGCGATGTTCAGTGGCACAATTGAATTGGGAATTGCAATCTGGATGGTTAACATCATCAATGGTCTGTTTAGTTTTTGGCAAGAACGTGCGGCTAAAAGGGCAACTGATGCCTTGAACAATATGTTGCCGACTTATGTGCAGGTCATTCGTGATGGCAAAAAGGTGCAGATTGATTCCAAAGAATTAGTTCCTGGTGATGTATTTGTCTTGCAGGCTGGGAATGCAATTCCTGCTGATGCTCGATTAATCTCAGCAAGCTCAATGCAAGTTGACCAGAGTGCCTTAAACGGCGAGTCGGTGCCAGAATCCAAGACAACAAAGTATGATCCCGGTGAGGGTAGTTATGCCGAGACCAACTTGGTTTATTCAGGAACAACAGTTGGTGCCGGAACGGCGCGGGCAATTGCCTTTGCGACGGGGATGGACACCGAATTTGGGCGCATTGCGCAATTGACCCAAAAGCAAGATAAGGTTGACAGTCCGCTAACGCAAGAGCTTAACCGGTTGACCAAGCAATTATCAATTATCGCGGTTTCGATTGGGGTATTGTTCTTAATTGCAGCGATTTTCTTTGTTAAGTATCCATTCGCTAAGGCATTTATCTTTGCTTTAGGAATGATTGTTGCTTTTATTCCCGAAGGATTACTGCCAACGGTTACTTTGAGTTTGGCGCAAGGTGTTCGCCGGATGGCGAAAAAGCATGCCTTGGTTAAGGAACTGAACTCGGTTGAAACTTTGGGTGAAACAACAGTTATTTGTTCAGACAAGACTGGGACATTAACCCAAAATCAAATGACAATTCATTATATATGGACCTTGAAAAACGAATATAAGGTTACAGGTAATGGCTATGTTAATAACGGTCAAGTTGAATTAAACGGTAAGCAATTGTGGTATGAAGAAAATCCGGATTTGCACAAGTTAATTCAGATTGCTTCGCTTGATAATGACACTGCGGTGCAGCCAAGCAAGGTTAAGGGTGGCAAGCCAAAAATCTTGGGGACACCAACCGAAGCTTCATTAATTATCATGGCGCAAAAGGCTGGATTTGACCGGCAAAAAGTGCTGGTTAAGTATCCAAGAATGCGCGAATTGCCATTTGATTCTGATCGAAAACGGATGACAACAATTCACCGCTGGAATGATAAACAATACATTATTTTCACTAAGGGTTCCTTCAGTGACGTGCTTAAGCAATGTGATCAAGTACAAGTTGATGGTCAAGTACGACCAATGACCCAAGATGATATTGACCGCGCTAACAAGGTTAATGCGCAATACGCTGCTCAAGGCTTGCGTAGTATGGCAATGGCTTACCGGATTGTTGACAGAGCTGACACTGATGTCGCCAAGTTAACAATTGATACTGCCGAGACACACTTAGTCTTTGTTGGGTTAACGACAATGAGTGATCCGCCACGGCCAGAAATTTACAACGCCGTTAGACGCTGCCATGAAGCCAAGATTAAGATTATTATGGTTACTGGTGACTCAAAGCTCACAGCTAAGTCAGTTGCGGTTCAAATCGGCTTAACTTCTGATAAAGCACGTGTTATTTCCGGAACAGAACTTGAAGCGATGAGCGATGACGAGTTGCGTGAGGCCTTGAAGGGTGAAGTTATCTTCGCTCGGGTTGCTCCTGAACAAAAGTACAAGGTTGTTAAGACTTTGCAAGAAAATGGTGAAATCGTTGCCTCAACTGGTGATGGCGTTAATGACGCGCCAGCCTTAAAGCAAGCTGATATCGGGATTGCAATGGGGATGACTGGCACTGACGTTGCTAAAGACGCTGCCAATATTATCTTGACCGATGATAACTTCGCTTCAATTGTTGCCGCAATTGAAGAAGGCCGGGCTGTTTACAGTAACATTCGGAAGTTCTTGACGTATATTTTGACTTCTAATGTTCCTGAAGCCTTTCCATCAATCTTGTTCCTCTTCTCCGGTGGTTTGATTCCACTGCCAATGACAGTTATGCAAATCTTAACGGTTGACCTCGGAACAGATATGCTACCAGCATTAGGGCTTGGCGGCGAGGCCGTTGACCCAGATGTTATGAAGCAGGCTCCGAGAAAGCGCAATGAGCACCTGCTCAATCGCAGCGTTATCCTCCATGCATTTTTATGGTATGGCTTAATTTCAAGTATTATTTCCATTGGTGCATACTTCTTCGTCAACTCGCAAAATGGTTGGCCGCAAACTGCCTTAGCTTCCAGCGGACCTGTTTACATGCGGGCAACAACGATGGTCTTGGGCGCAATTGTCTTTACTCAGGTTGCCAATGTTTTGAACTGCCGGACCAACAAGGTTTCAATTTTCAAGAAGGGCTTGTTCAGCAATCACAACATTTGGTACGGGATTATCTTTGAAATCCTGCTCTTCCTTATTTTGACAGTTACACCTGGTTTACAACAATTATTCAACACAACGAGATTATTGCCGAAAGATTGGTTATTCCTCTTCTGCCTGCCAATTCCGCTAGTGCTGATTGATGAATTACGTAAATGGCTCTTTTTCCATAAAAAAGTCAAAGAATAA
- a CDS encoding PTS glucitol/sorbitol transporter subunit IIA, which produces MKWISTITQIGKQAINPKDKMVILFGENVTKDLVDVSVIQKFSVQTPGSTFVFKKGDTITIDGQTYVAAFVGSMVESNMRALGHATLFLDQKKPKNPLANGIYLELDAKQTLPEFKIDDDIVYEHI; this is translated from the coding sequence ATGAAATGGATATCTACAATAACGCAAATTGGTAAACAAGCAATTAACCCTAAAGATAAAATGGTTATTTTGTTTGGTGAAAATGTTACTAAAGACTTAGTTGATGTATCGGTGATCCAAAAGTTTAGTGTGCAGACACCCGGTAGTACATTTGTTTTCAAAAAGGGTGATACCATCACAATTGATGGTCAAACCTATGTTGCTGCATTTGTTGGCAGTATGGTTGAAAGCAATATGCGCGCCTTGGGTCATGCAACTTTGTTTTTAGACCAGAAGAAGCCAAAGAACCCACTAGCTAATGGCATTTATCTTGAACTGGATGCTAAACAGACCTTGCCAGAATTTAAGATAGATGATGACATTGTCTATGAACACATATAA